Proteins encoded by one window of Ramlibacter tataouinensis:
- a CDS encoding TRAP transporter substrate-binding protein, with the protein MKTTNTFRRAFVALAAGAALLGAASVQSQDIKERNLRFAFSLAKDHPFGQGAQKFADVVAQKSGGKMKVQLFPGAVLGSDPQNLSAIRGGTLDFTSMATGIVASIDKQQMVFDLPFLFDNVQEANAIADGPIGRKLMDDLQPHGVVGLGVWDLGFRHITNSRRPITKIEDIQGLKLRVIGSPVYVELFSALGANPVPMTFGEVYGALESKAIDGQDNPLGVIESARFQEVQKYLSLTRHFYTGMPLLMSKKTWDAMSEAERRIIREASEEAKQFQRKAALAQEDKSIDTLKKAMQVNEVPAAEMARMRQKAQPVIDKFAKEVGESVYKQVAAELARIRGAK; encoded by the coding sequence ATGAAAACGACGAACACCTTCCGACGCGCCTTCGTGGCACTCGCCGCCGGCGCCGCGCTGCTGGGGGCGGCCTCCGTGCAATCGCAGGACATCAAGGAGCGAAACCTGCGCTTCGCCTTCAGCCTGGCCAAGGACCATCCGTTCGGCCAGGGGGCGCAGAAGTTCGCCGACGTCGTGGCGCAGAAGAGCGGCGGCAAGATGAAGGTCCAGCTGTTCCCCGGCGCCGTGCTGGGTAGCGATCCGCAGAACCTCTCGGCCATCCGCGGCGGCACGCTGGACTTCACGTCCATGGCCACCGGCATCGTCGCGTCCATCGACAAGCAGCAGATGGTGTTCGACCTGCCGTTCTTGTTCGACAACGTGCAGGAAGCGAACGCCATCGCCGACGGCCCTATCGGCCGCAAGCTGATGGACGACCTGCAGCCGCACGGCGTCGTCGGCCTCGGCGTGTGGGACCTCGGTTTCCGCCACATCACCAACAGCCGCCGTCCCATCACGAAGATCGAGGACATCCAGGGCCTGAAGCTGCGCGTGATCGGCTCGCCGGTGTATGTGGAGCTGTTCAGCGCGCTGGGCGCCAACCCGGTGCCCATGACCTTCGGCGAGGTCTACGGCGCGCTGGAATCCAAGGCCATCGACGGCCAGGACAACCCGCTGGGCGTGATCGAGTCGGCGCGCTTCCAGGAAGTGCAGAAGTACCTCTCGCTCACCCGCCACTTCTACACGGGCATGCCGCTCCTCATGAGCAAGAAGACGTGGGACGCCATGTCCGAGGCCGAGCGCCGCATCATCCGCGAAGCGTCCGAGGAGGCCAAGCAGTTCCAGCGCAAGGCGGCGCTGGCGCAGGAGGACAAGTCGATCGACACGCTGAAGAAGGCCATGCAGGTCAATGAGGTGCCGGCGGCCGAGATGGCCCGCATGCGCCAGAAGGCGCAGCCCGTGATCGACAAGTTCGCCAAGGAAGTCGGCGAGTCGGTCTAC
- a CDS encoding IclR family transcriptional regulator, protein MSGSLEKSLAILEYLAGCPDGAPLVQIATELNQLRSGCHRTLHELMRFGYVRQLPQRGDYALTTKLVSLGMSYLSRSGVVDIAQPVINRLAEATEELVRLAIVDGERLTLVAKAQGAKSGLKYDPDMGIDLRLSCSAAGHAWLMTLDEDTAIGYVTRQGMGDPRHYGPNAPTSVKALLAMLKEHRKLGYSVIQDVYAPGMSSMAAPVARPGEPATGVIVVAGPSSRLTHERMRAFAPLLQAATAELAAAAHASPLLKAANLGTWGNVSETAARRKARTPATHS, encoded by the coding sequence ATGAGCGGCTCACTCGAAAAATCGCTCGCCATCCTGGAATACCTGGCCGGTTGTCCCGACGGTGCACCGCTGGTGCAGATCGCGACCGAGCTGAACCAGCTGCGCAGCGGCTGCCACCGCACCCTTCACGAGCTGATGCGCTTCGGCTACGTGCGCCAGCTGCCGCAGCGGGGTGACTATGCGCTGACCACCAAGCTCGTATCGCTAGGCATGAGCTACCTGAGCCGCTCGGGTGTGGTCGATATCGCCCAGCCCGTTATCAACCGGCTCGCGGAGGCCACCGAGGAACTGGTCCGCCTTGCCATCGTGGACGGCGAGCGCCTGACGCTCGTGGCCAAGGCGCAGGGCGCCAAGTCGGGGCTCAAGTACGACCCGGACATGGGGATCGACCTGCGGCTGTCGTGCAGCGCCGCCGGCCATGCGTGGCTGATGACGCTGGACGAGGACACCGCGATCGGATACGTCACGCGCCAGGGCATGGGCGACCCGCGGCACTACGGGCCTAATGCGCCCACCAGCGTCAAGGCACTGCTGGCCATGCTCAAGGAGCACCGCAAGCTCGGCTACAGCGTGATTCAGGACGTGTACGCGCCCGGCATGAGCTCGATGGCGGCGCCCGTGGCCCGGCCCGGCGAGCCGGCCACCGGCGTCATCGTCGTCGCCGGTCCGTCCTCGCGGCTCACGCACGAGCGCATGCGGGCGTTCGCGCCCTTGCTGCAGGCAGCCACCGCGGAGCTGGCCGCCGCTGCGCATGCATCGCCCCTGCTCAAGGCCGCCAACCTGGGAACCTGGGGCAACGTGAGCGAGACCGCGGCACGCCGCAAGGCGCGGACGCCGGCAACCCATTCCTAG
- a CDS encoding succinylglutamate desuccinylase/aspartoacylase domain-containing protein, giving the protein MTDAGTTLELLPRDLTPYRAGNTGIPYVHRFDSGRPGPHVLINALTHGNEFCGMVAATHLLDREVRPLRGVLTVSFANVDAYESFAPDDPFASRQLVHNMNRIWSPDWLEGGENSPELRRARALRPVLAAADHILDLHSTSQSVEPFWVYPAFDRNARAASAIGVPAIHLVMPDGLGTGTPVIQHGRHGDPHSDGVALVAECGQHFLQATGELAVEVALRFIAHFGLIDADPGWAPPAPPRRYELLSTEVVRDGRVQFSRPVVGMETFARGEMIATDGGHEIRSPCDGCTIFMPTRKAIVGRELVYLTRPLP; this is encoded by the coding sequence ATGACAGACGCTGGCACCACGCTCGAACTCCTCCCACGCGACCTGACCCCGTACCGGGCCGGCAATACCGGCATCCCCTACGTGCACCGTTTCGACTCGGGGCGCCCCGGTCCACACGTGCTGATCAACGCGCTCACGCACGGCAATGAGTTCTGCGGGATGGTCGCCGCCACGCATCTGCTCGACCGTGAAGTGCGACCGCTGCGCGGCGTGCTCACCGTGAGCTTCGCGAATGTCGACGCGTACGAGTCGTTCGCGCCAGACGACCCGTTCGCGAGCCGACAGCTGGTGCACAACATGAACCGCATCTGGTCGCCGGATTGGCTCGAAGGCGGCGAGAACAGCCCCGAGCTGCGCCGCGCGCGCGCGCTGCGGCCGGTGCTTGCGGCCGCGGACCACATCCTCGACCTCCATTCGACCTCGCAGTCGGTCGAACCCTTCTGGGTGTATCCGGCCTTCGACCGCAATGCCCGCGCCGCCTCGGCCATCGGTGTGCCGGCCATCCATCTCGTGATGCCGGACGGCCTCGGCACCGGCACGCCCGTCATCCAGCACGGCCGCCATGGCGATCCGCACTCGGACGGTGTCGCGCTCGTTGCGGAATGCGGCCAGCACTTCCTGCAAGCCACCGGCGAGCTCGCGGTCGAGGTCGCCCTCCGATTCATCGCGCATTTCGGGTTGATCGACGCGGACCCGGGCTGGGCGCCCCCCGCACCGCCACGGCGTTACGAGCTGCTCTCCACTGAAGTCGTGCGGGATGGGCGGGTGCAGTTCTCGCGCCCGGTGGTCGGCATGGAAACGTTCGCGCGCGGGGAAATGATCGCCACCGATGGCGGACACGAAATCCGCTCGCCGTGCGACGGCTGCACGATCTTCATGCCGACGCGCAAGGCCATCGTCGGCCGCGAGCTCGTCTACCTCACGCGTCCGCTGCCCTGA
- a CDS encoding ArnT family glycosyltransferase, whose amino-acid sequence MAESRAGTAPAAPVMGRTLPRLAFAVALALPLLWRLGAPPLFDVDEGAFAEATRELVASGDWLHTTLNGADRFDKPIGIYWLQALAATVFGMGEFAVRLPSALACWGLALALSSFAARRWGETAGAAAGLVAAASVGLQAIGRAATADGVLNLLLVLAALDAWRHVETGAPAPLRRAYAWVGFGLLVKGPIAMLVPGAAFILWCATGRQLALLRRAAGDAVGWALLAAIALPWYAYALQRHGLAFVEGFLVHHNLERFAGPLQGHGGTPLYYLVVLPLMAMPWAPLLVAAGARAREHWRDPLGRYLLGWAAFVFVFFSLSGTKLPHYVLYGYAPLALLMARTLAADSTRLRTVVALGLVAWCVVAAATPWVVLRMAPSIGDPLYRALLAGAPAPAWWPAACAPVLVAALAFCPWPVRDGVARIGAAALALALFCAGWLLPWFGEALQGPVRRAAQVAAGQGGPAVQWRLHRPSFGFYMSRPAPLREPAANDMALTRADRLSPGDEAGRTRLLDERGLVLLGPRTGSAVVPDQKRTAR is encoded by the coding sequence ATGGCTGAATCGCGCGCCGGCACGGCGCCGGCCGCGCCGGTCATGGGCCGGACGCTGCCGCGGCTCGCCTTCGCCGTCGCGCTGGCGCTGCCGCTGCTGTGGCGGCTCGGCGCACCGCCGCTGTTCGACGTCGACGAAGGCGCCTTCGCCGAGGCCACGCGCGAGCTGGTCGCGAGCGGCGACTGGCTGCACACCACGCTGAACGGCGCCGACCGGTTCGACAAGCCGATCGGCATCTACTGGCTGCAGGCGCTGGCGGCGACGGTGTTCGGCATGGGCGAGTTCGCGGTTCGGCTGCCGTCGGCATTGGCGTGCTGGGGCCTGGCGCTTGCGCTGTCGTCCTTCGCGGCGCGGCGCTGGGGCGAGACCGCCGGCGCAGCGGCGGGCCTGGTGGCCGCCGCCAGCGTCGGCCTGCAGGCGATCGGGCGCGCGGCCACCGCCGATGGCGTGCTCAACCTGCTGCTCGTGCTCGCCGCGCTGGATGCCTGGCGCCACGTCGAGACCGGCGCGCCGGCGCCGTTGCGCCGCGCCTATGCGTGGGTGGGATTCGGGCTGCTGGTCAAGGGACCGATCGCGATGCTGGTACCGGGTGCGGCCTTCATCCTGTGGTGTGCCACGGGCCGGCAATTGGCGCTGCTGCGGCGCGCCGCCGGCGACGCCGTCGGCTGGGCGCTGCTGGCCGCCATCGCCTTGCCCTGGTACGCCTACGCGCTGCAGCGGCACGGCCTGGCCTTCGTCGAAGGCTTCCTGGTGCACCACAACCTCGAGCGGTTCGCCGGACCGCTGCAGGGGCACGGCGGCACGCCGCTCTACTACCTGGTGGTGCTGCCGCTGATGGCGATGCCCTGGGCGCCGCTGCTGGTGGCCGCAGGCGCCCGCGCGCGGGAGCACTGGCGCGACCCGCTGGGCCGCTACCTGCTGGGCTGGGCGGCCTTCGTCTTCGTGTTCTTCTCCCTGTCCGGCACCAAGCTGCCGCATTACGTGCTGTACGGCTATGCGCCGCTCGCGCTGTTGATGGCACGCACGCTGGCCGCCGACTCCACCCGGCTGCGCACGGTGGTGGCGCTTGGCCTGGTGGCCTGGTGCGTGGTCGCGGCGGCGACGCCCTGGGTGGTTTTGCGCATGGCGCCCTCGATCGGCGATCCGCTGTACCGCGCCCTGTTGGCCGGCGCGCCCGCCCCGGCCTGGTGGCCAGCGGCCTGCGCGCCCGTGCTGGTGGCGGCGCTGGCGTTCTGCCCGTGGCCGGTGCGCGACGGCGTCGCCCGGATCGGCGCGGCGGCACTGGCGCTGGCGCTGTTCTGCGCCGGCTGGCTGCTGCCGTGGTTCGGCGAGGCGCTGCAAGGTCCCGTGCGCCGTGCCGCCCAGGTAGCGGCCGGGCAGGGCGGGCCGGCGGTGCAGTGGCGGCTGCACCGGCCCAGCTTCGGCTTCTACATGTCGCGGCCTGCACCGCTGCGGGAGCCGGCGGCGAACGACATGGCGCTCACGCGCGCCGACCGGCTCTCCCCCGGCGACGAGGCCGGCCGCACGCGCCTGCTGGACGAGCGCGGCCTGGTGCTGCTGGGCCCGCGCACCGGCTCCGCCGTGGTCCCGGACCAGAAGCGGACGGCCAGGTAG
- a CDS encoding glycosyltransferase family 2 protein yields the protein MNTLLDAPELEQRLHPQAPLAERQPARAGHRLSVVVPVYNEVENAQPLVEAVQAALAAAPWPWELIVVDDGSTDGTGQALDRSARATGRHVRVLHLSRNFRQTAALQAGIDAARGDLIATLDGDLQNDPADIPRLVHRLLDEDLDMVAGWRRERHDGLLLRRLPSRLANRLIRRVTGLQFQDLGCSLKVFRAPVLRQVRLYGEMHRFIPAWLSTVTSPSRMAEEPVQHHPRRAGQSKYGLGRTVRVLLDLLAMHFFLRFGTRPGHFFGGIGLLVLLAGAALLGYMAVLKAMGESIGTRPLLLLGFFLVLGGVQLLTTGVLSELLMRVYYGGGPARPYQLRAPSPDPAESEAGWHG from the coding sequence ATGAACACCCTGCTCGACGCCCCGGAGCTGGAGCAACGCCTTCACCCCCAGGCACCCCTGGCCGAGCGCCAGCCGGCGCGCGCGGGACACCGGCTCTCGGTCGTGGTGCCGGTCTACAACGAGGTGGAGAACGCGCAGCCGCTCGTCGAGGCCGTGCAGGCCGCACTGGCCGCAGCGCCCTGGCCGTGGGAGCTGATCGTGGTCGACGACGGCAGCACCGACGGCACGGGTCAGGCGCTGGACCGGTCCGCCCGTGCCACCGGCCGGCACGTGCGCGTGTTGCACCTGTCGCGCAACTTCCGGCAGACCGCCGCCCTGCAGGCCGGCATCGACGCCGCCCGCGGCGACCTGATCGCCACCCTGGACGGCGACCTGCAGAACGACCCCGCCGACATCCCGCGGCTGGTGCACAGGCTGCTGGACGAGGACCTGGACATGGTGGCCGGCTGGCGCCGCGAACGGCACGACGGCCTGCTGCTGCGCCGCCTGCCTTCGCGGCTGGCCAACCGCCTGATCCGCCGGGTCACCGGCCTGCAGTTCCAGGACCTGGGCTGCAGCCTCAAGGTGTTCCGCGCCCCCGTGCTGCGCCAGGTGCGGCTGTACGGCGAGATGCACCGGTTCATCCCGGCCTGGCTGTCCACCGTCACCAGCCCGTCGCGCATGGCGGAGGAGCCGGTGCAGCACCACCCGCGGCGGGCCGGCCAATCCAAGTACGGGCTCGGGCGCACGGTGCGCGTGCTGCTGGACCTGCTGGCGATGCACTTCTTCCTGCGCTTCGGCACCCGGCCGGGCCACTTCTTCGGCGGCATCGGCCTGCTCGTGCTGCTGGCCGGCGCCGCGTTGCTGGGGTACATGGCGGTGCTCAAGGCCATGGGCGAATCCATCGGCACCAGGCCGCTGCTGCTGCTCGGCTTCTTCCTGGTGCTGGGGGGCGTGCAGCTGCTGACCACCGGCGTGCTGTCGGAACTGCTGATGCGCGTGTACTACGGCGGCGGTCCCGCACGCCCTTACCAGCTGCGCGCGCCTTCGCCGGACCCGGCCGAGAGCGAGGCGGGCTGGCATGGCTGA